Genomic DNA from Candidatus Hydrogenedentota bacterium:
ACTCAGAGTGCGATCTGAGTCTTACGGGGCGGGTTTCGTGTCACCCAATCCCCACCAGTCCCACAAGACCCATAAGACCCATAAGACCCATAAGACCCATAAGACCCATAAGACCCATAAGACCCATAAGACCCATACCCATAAGACCCATAAGACCCATAAGACCCATAAGACCCATAAGACCCATAAGACCCATAAGACCCATAAGACCCATAAGACCCAAAAGACCCATAAGACCCATAAGACCCATAAGAACGCTCTGCATTCCGTGCACCGCACGTGGAGAAATATAGCTATGAGCCATCACAAGCCGACCGTCGACGACTTCATCCTGAACCGTCGCGATTTCCTCAAGCGTACGGGTATGGGCTTCGGCGCGATGGGTCTGGCCAGCACCCTGCTCGGCGGGAGCACCAATGCCTTCGGCGCGCTGAATCCCACCGCGCCGCGTCAGCCCCATTTCGAGGGCAAGGCCAAACGCGTGGTGCATATCTTCCACAACGGTGGGCTTTCCCAGGTGGACTCCTTTGACCCGAAACCCTCGCTGACGAAATACGCGGGCCAGAACCTGCCCAACTTGAACCTGCGCACGGAGCGGCCCACGGGCGCGGCTTTTCCCTCTCCCTTCACTTTCAAAGAGTATGGCGAGAGCCGGATTCCCGTGAGCAGCCTCTTCCCCCACATCGCCGAGTGCGTGGACGACATGTGCATCGTGCGCTCCCTGTGCGCCGACGTTCCAAATCATGAGCCGTCCCTGCTGCTCATGAATTGCGGCGACGCGCGCCAGATCCGGCCCAGTGTGGGCTCGTGGGTCACCTATGGCCTGGGAACGGAAAACCAGAACCTGCCCGGCTTCATCTCCATGTGTCCCAGTGGCTACCCGATCCAGGAATCGCAAAACTGGCAGTCGGGTTTCCTCCCCGGCGTGTATCAGGGCACCTACATCGACACGCAGCACACGGAGATGGAAAAGCTCATCGCCCATATACAGAACAACTATCAATCGAGCAAATCCCAGCGCGATCAGCTCGACCTGCTGAGCGAACTGAACCAACGCCACCTCGCCGCGCGCGACCAGGACAGCGAACTGGAAACGCGTCTCCAGAGCTTCGAACTGGCCTATCGCATGCAGCTCGACGCCACGGACGCCTTCGACATTTCCCGCGAGCCGGAAAGCATCCGCGAAATGTACGGGCCGGGCGTGCACGGGCGTCAATGCCTTATCACGCGGCGGCTGCTGGAGCGGGGTGTGCGCTTCGTCCAGCTCTGGCACGGCGCGGGCCAGCCCTGGGACAGCCACGATGACATCGAAAAACTTCACGGCAACCTGGCTAAGGAGTGCGACCAGGGCATCGCCGCGCTCCTGAAGGATTTGAAACAGCGCGGGATGCTGGACGAGACACTGGTGCTCTGCACGGGCGAATTCGGTCGCACACCCACCGTGGAACTGCCCACACCGGGCGCCAATGCGGGTAAAGTGAATGGCCGCGACCACAATCACTACGGCTTCACGGCCTGGATGGCGGGCGGCGGTGTGAAGGGCGGCCACATCCACGGCGCGACGGATGAATTCGGCTTCCAGGCGGTGGAAAACCGCGTGCACGTCCACGACCTGCATGCCACCATGCTGCACCTGCTCGGCTTCGACCACGAGCTACTGACCTATCGCTACGCGGGCCGCGATTTCCGGCTGACGGACGTTCACGGAAACGTGGTGCGGGATATTATCGCGTAGGGAACGTTGAACCTCGAACGGACGCCGTGTTGCGGATGCAGCACGGCGTTTTCTATTTCAGGATAGACCCGCGTCGCGCCACGTTTCGACAACGCCGATTCGTGTGCCCGTCGCGGGGTAGACCGGGCTATACCGAGAACGTTTCGGAGCGCGGCAGCCGAGGAGCTCGGACATTCCTGTCCGAGGCAAGACACACGGTAACACTGAAACGGCCCTGCGGACGTGTAGCACCAACTTGAATCTATGCAACCCGGAATCATGTAACTCGCCGCGGGACCCTTTGGAATTTGGCGCTTACTTTGTCGCGGACAAGAATGTCCGCGATCCTGTGCCAGGGATTTCAGACATTCATGTCCAAGATCCCTCGTTTCGCGAGCTTGGCACAATCGATTCACCCATTCAGCGCGTGGACAAACAAGGTCTTCGTCCCCACCTCGGCCTTCGCCAGTTCCACCAGATGCTGGTGATGGGTGAAGTAGATCACCTGG
This window encodes:
- a CDS encoding DUF1501 domain-containing protein, producing the protein MSHHKPTVDDFILNRRDFLKRTGMGFGAMGLASTLLGGSTNAFGALNPTAPRQPHFEGKAKRVVHIFHNGGLSQVDSFDPKPSLTKYAGQNLPNLNLRTERPTGAAFPSPFTFKEYGESRIPVSSLFPHIAECVDDMCIVRSLCADVPNHEPSLLLMNCGDARQIRPSVGSWVTYGLGTENQNLPGFISMCPSGYPIQESQNWQSGFLPGVYQGTYIDTQHTEMEKLIAHIQNNYQSSKSQRDQLDLLSELNQRHLAARDQDSELETRLQSFELAYRMQLDATDAFDISREPESIREMYGPGVHGRQCLITRRLLERGVRFVQLWHGAGQPWDSHDDIEKLHGNLAKECDQGIAALLKDLKQRGMLDETLVLCTGEFGRTPTVELPTPGANAGKVNGRDHNHYGFTAWMAGGGVKGGHIHGATDEFGFQAVENRVHVHDLHATMLHLLGFDHELLTYRYAGRDFRLTDVHGNVVRDIIA